Proteins encoded in a region of the Scomber scombrus chromosome 16, fScoSco1.1, whole genome shotgun sequence genome:
- the LOC133996066 gene encoding tripartite motif-containing protein 16-like → MAQRDQLDRDTISCSICLDLLKDPVTIPCGHSYCMSCIKGFWDGEDQRKIYSCPQCREAFTPRPVLKKSTMLADLVEQLKKTGLQAAPADHCYAGPEDVACDVCTGRKLKAFKSCLMCLASYCENHLQSHYESPTLKKHKLVEPSKKLQENICSRHDEVMKIFCRTDKKSICYLCTMDEHKGHDTVPAAAERTERQRELEVSRLNIQQRIQDREKDVMLLQQEVEAVSRSADKAVEDSEKIFSELIRLLQKRSFDVKQQIRSQQETEVSRVKELQEKLQQEITELKRKDAELKQLSHTEDHNQFLHNYPSVSQLSEPTDSSSINIRPLGYFEDVTAAVSELRDKLQDILKKEWTNISLTEMEVDVLLSEPEPEPKTRAEFLKYSREITLDPNTAQEWLLLSEGNRKVECTGQKQSYSSHTDRFNGCCQVLSRESLTGRCYWEVEWRGGVVLVAVAYKNISRAGTESVFGRNDKSWSLYCYANRYEFRFNNIQTPVSGPVSSRVGVYLDHRAGILSFYSVSETMTLLHRVQTTFTQPLYAGLYPGATAELCELN, encoded by the coding sequence atggcgcagagagatcagctggaccgagaCACAATCAGCTGttccatctgtctggatctactgaaggatccggtgactattccttgtggacacagctactgtatgagctgtattaaaggattctgggatggagaggacCAGAGGAAGAtatacagctgccctcagtgcagagaggccttcacaccgaggcctgtcctgaagaaaagcaccatgttagcagatttagtggagcagctgaagaagactggactccaagctgctcctgctgatcactgctatgctggacctgaagatgtggcctgtgatgtctgcactgggaggaagctgaaagccttcaaatCCTGTCTGATGTGTCtggcctcttactgtgagaatcacctccagtctcACTATGAATCACCtacattaaagaaacacaagctggtggagccctcgaagaagctccaggagaacatctgctctcgtcatgatgaggtgatgaagatattctgccgtacagataagaagagtatctgttatctgtgcactatggatgaacataaaggccacgacacagtcccagctgcagcagaaaggactgagaggcagagagagctcgaggtgagtcgactaaacatccagcagagaatccaggacagagagaaagatgtgatgctgcttcaacaggaggtggaggccgtcagtcgctctgctgataaagcagtggaggacagtgagaagatcttcagtgagctgatccgtctcctccagaaaagaagctttgatgtgaagcagcagatcagatcccagcaggaaactgaagtgagtcgagtcaaagagcttcaggagaagctgcagcaggagatcactgagctgaagaggaaagacgctgaactgaagcagctctcacacacagaggatcacaaccagtttctacacaactacccctcagtgtcacaactcagtgaacctacagactcatccagcatcaatatccgtcctctgggatactttgaggatgtgacagcagctgtgtcagagctcagagataaactacaggacatcctgaagaaggaatggacaaacatctcactgacagagatggaagtggacgttttactgtcagaaccagaaccagaacccaagaccagagctgagttcttaaaatattcacgtgaaatcactctggatccaaacacagcacaagaatggctgttattatctgaggggaacagaaaagtagagTGCACAGGACAaaaacagtcttattctagtcacacagaTAGATTCAATGGTTGTtgtcaggtcctgagtagagagagtctgactggacgttgttactgggaggtggagtggagaggaggagtagTTTTggtagcagtcgcatacaagaatatcagcagagcaggaactGAATCTGTATTTGGacgtaatgacaaatcttggtctttatATTGTTACGCTAACAGGTATGAATTTCGGTTCAACAATATTCAAACTCCTGTCTCAGGTCCtgtttcctccagagtcggagtgtatctggatcacagagcaggtattctgtccttctacagcgtctctgaaaccatgactctcctccacagagtccagaccacattcactcagcctctctatgctggactttatCCTGGAgccacagctgagttgtgtgaACTGAACTAG